GACCAACTGGCCCGCTCCAGCGAGGGGTCCAGCAGTCCCCGCTGGATCTTGGAGAGGTTCAGGAAGTCGCTGATGAGACGGAAGTTGGCCACGCCGATCTCCCGCATGTCCATGAGGTAATCCTTCTGGGAAGCCGACAACTCCCCGGCCAGGCCGTCCAACAGGTTCTCGATGTAGCCGTTGATCTGCGCCACCGGCGTCTTCAACTGATGGGACGCCACCGAGATGAGGCTTTGTTTCATCTCCTCCACCTGCTTGCGCTCCGTGATGTCGCTGAAGACCGCCAGGGCGAAGTTCACGTTGCCCTTCAGGTCGGTGACGGGCGTGCCCCAGACCTGGATGGGAATGATCCGTCCATCGGGATGATGGATCTCCATATCCTCGACCGAACTACGCTCTCCGTTAAGGGCCCGGACCACCGGGCTCTTTTCATTGGGATAGGGATCCTCGGTCCCTGCCACGAAGGAGGAATAAATGGTGGAAAGGTCCTTGGATTCGGAGAAGGCCACGATGCCCTTGCCCAGGAGCTCCCGGGCCTTCTGGTTGGCGTAGAAGGGTTTCCCCTTGGCGTCCAGCACGAAGATGCCCAGGGGGATGGCCTCCAGGAACTGGAAAAGGCGGTGTTCGTTGAGCTGGAGCAACTCCTGGGCGGCTTCGCGTTTCTTGATCTCCTGGCCGATGGCGAAGAGGGCGAGGATGGCGAAAAGGGTGGCGGCCACACCGCCCGCCACAACGATCATCGAGGTCATGTGGGAGGAGCTCGTCTCCGAATCCCTCCGTTTTATGAGGAGGTTCTCTTCCTCCGCGATCGTCTGGGCGGTCAAGTGGTCGATGGGGTCCATCGCCTGGACGGGATGCAGAGCCTTGAATTGCTCCACCGCCTTTTCAAAATGGCCGGAGAGGCAAAGGCTCCGGTTGGCCTCGAAGTTCTGCAGACGCTGTTGCAAAAGGGGCATGAGGGTCTCGAAACGTTGCTTTTCGCTGGGGTTATCCTCGGTCATCTTTTGGAGTTCCAAGGCGTCCTTATAGGCCAGGTTCATCTCGGACTCGGCCAATTGAAGGAGCGTGGAGTGGTCCGAGAGAAGATAGGCCCGGTAATCCGCCTGGGCCCGTTTGAGGTTGATCTCAAAGGCCTCGATCTTGGAGATGACGTTCTCCGAATGGTCCACCCTACGGTCGTCGTCCAACATGCGGTTGAGGCTTGAATAACAAAGGGTCCCAATGGCAAAGATGAAGACCAGGAGGATGCCGAAGCCGGCGTAAAGTTTCAGCCGAAGCGTGGGTCTCAAGGCGGGTCCTTCGGGGGATAAAGAGGCGTCCTTATCCTACCCCGGAATGGGCATCCCCAAAAGGAACCAGGTCGCGGCCGCAATCCTTGCAGGAACCTTCCAGGGACCGGTACGCCACCTCGCAACGGGGGCAATAGCTCCGGTCCTGGGGGCCCGTGGGGGCCATCGGCGCCCATAAGCCGACGGTTTCAAGGCCGCATTCCTGAAGCCACTGAACGATCGTCCGTTCCTCCCCTTCCCGGTCCTTTTCCAGAAGGAGGGGCACCTCCGCCACGCCCGCCAGGGCCGGTGGATAGCGAAGTTCCAGCACCCAACGCCGGGCCCAACCCTCGAAGTCCCGGTCCGCCAAAAGCAGTTTCCCCGCCACCAGTGGATGGAAATGATCGAAGAGCGGGTCGGCCAGGAGGTCCATGGCCCGGGAGGAGAGCCAGGGTGAGACGGCGCAAAGAAGGGTCTTTCGGATGCGCGCCCATTTCTTTTCCGGATAGAGCTTTCCGAACCCACGCCAGAAGACGACGACCAGGGTCAGGTGAACGAAGAGGAAGGCGAAGGCCCAGAGGCCCCAGGCCAGCCAGAAACCTTTCCGCAGGACGAACAGCAGGAAGGCGGTGGCGCCCAGCCCGATCAGGATGCGGGACCAGGACTTAAGGGTCCGGTCGAAGGCCAGGAAATCCTGGTAGCGGTCCTTGGCCTCGGGGAGGGATAGCCGGGAGGGACCGTTGGGAACAGGCGAGGACGGTGGGAAACGATAGCAGAAGCCCGCCGGCCAAGGGTTGCGCGAGCGCAGGCCCGGTCCCCGGTGAAGGGTGAAGGCCTTGCCCCAACCCAGCAGGATCCAGCCCGCCTCCCCGGCATAGACCAGGCACTCGGCCAGATAGATGGCCGACGCGAGCACGACGAAGATCTGGAAATGGCTCATGGCCGGCCTGGAGGAAAAATTCTAAGGATCCGGACCTAGACCTGGGGCGGCGGGGGCGGCGGGTTTTGGTCGTTATCCTTGCCCTTGCCGCCGCCGAAAATCTTCTTGAAGAAGGCCCCGACCGCGGCCAAGGCCACGATCAGCAGCTTGCCCAGCTTGGCGACCAGTAGGGCGAAGAAGCCGCCCAGCTTGCCCAGGAGCCCCGTCTTGGCGGCGACCGCCCCGGCGGCGCCCACGACCAGCGCGGCCAGCCCGAACTCGGCCACCTTGTCCCCGGTCTTCCACTCGGAGTATTTGTTGCCGCTGGTGTAATCGAAGCCATCCAGCGTATGGTTCAAGGGACCCAGCATGGCCTGCCAATCCTCCCCATGGGGCACCACGATGACCCGCATGACGCCCTTGCGGCCCAGGATGCGGGTGTTGAAGTTGACGAATTGCTGGCCCTTTTCCTCGATCACTTCGGCCCATTCCAGGCGCTGGGTGTCCGGGTTGTAATGGGGCTCTTCGGCCCATTTGACCAGGTGCATCTCCTCCCAACCCTTTTTCTTGCGTTCCTCATTGGCGTCCTTCTCGTTCTCGACCATCTGCTTCCACATGGCGTCCGGGTCCAATTTCTCGTTGGCGGCATCCTTGATGTAGCCCGTGTCCTCGAACGTGAAGAGCGCCATGAAGCCGTTCTCATCCTTGGTGTAGAGG
This bacterium DNA region includes the following protein-coding sequences:
- a CDS encoding DUF2167 domain-containing protein, giving the protein MKSFLAALSLCFLLSAPLRAELHPLQGPATGRIGDMADIKVPEGYEFFPKDDMKEFMEKTHNLYSGDELGVLYTKDENGFMALFTFEDTGYIKDAANEKLDPDAMWKQMVENEKDANEERKKKGWEEMHLVKWAEEPHYNPDTQRLEWAEVIEEKGQQFVNFNTRILGRKGVMRVIVVPHGEDWQAMLGPLNHTLDGFDYTSGNKYSEWKTGDKVAEFGLAALVVGAAGAVAAKTGLLGKLGGFFALLVAKLGKLLIVALAAVGAFFKKIFGGGKGKDNDQNPPPPPPQV
- a CDS encoding DUF202 domain-containing protein, with amino-acid sequence MSHFQIFVVLASAIYLAECLVYAGEAGWILLGWGKAFTLHRGPGLRSRNPWPAGFCYRFPPSSPVPNGPSRLSLPEAKDRYQDFLAFDRTLKSWSRILIGLGATAFLLFVLRKGFWLAWGLWAFAFLFVHLTLVVVFWRGFGKLYPEKKWARIRKTLLCAVSPWLSSRAMDLLADPLFDHFHPLVAGKLLLADRDFEGWARRWVLELRYPPALAGVAEVPLLLEKDREGEERTIVQWLQECGLETVGLWAPMAPTGPQDRSYCPRCEVAYRSLEGSCKDCGRDLVPFGDAHSGVG
- a CDS encoding ATP-binding protein codes for the protein MRPTLRLKLYAGFGILLVFIFAIGTLCYSSLNRMLDDDRRVDHSENVISKIEAFEINLKRAQADYRAYLLSDHSTLLQLAESEMNLAYKDALELQKMTEDNPSEKQRFETLMPLLQQRLQNFEANRSLCLSGHFEKAVEQFKALHPVQAMDPIDHLTAQTIAEEENLLIKRRDSETSSSHMTSMIVVAGGVAATLFAILALFAIGQEIKKREAAQELLQLNEHRLFQFLEAIPLGIFVLDAKGKPFYANQKARELLGKGIVAFSESKDLSTIYSSFVAGTEDPYPNEKSPVVRALNGERSSVEDMEIHHPDGRIIPIQVWGTPVTDLKGNVNFALAVFSDITERKQVEEMKQSLISVASHQLKTPVAQINGYIENLLDGLAGELSASQKDYLMDMREIGVANFRLISDFLNLSKIQRGLLDPSLERASWSTIVEFGLRDYKEIISRKGLELRLEGLEKDVFVMADMDKTVEALRNLISNAVKFTDRGSITLRVEVKAPWGTLRVADTGPGISEAAMKQMFSQKRILGEEAGRAGAGIGLYIVKRFLDVQGGSIAVETEKGKGTCFALSLPLAP